From the Gemmatimonadales bacterium genome, the window ACGCGCAGCAACTCGCGCGTTCGGCGGTCACGGAGTTCAAGGCGAAGGACATCTTCCGTGCGTCCGGGCTCTCGCTGCTGGGGATCAGCAATGCGCACGTGGAGAAGGACCGGCGCAAGATCGCGGCAGGGACCCAGCTGTCGCCGCTGTTGCTGGTGCGGGACGTCGGCCGCGGCCGGGTCATCATCGCGGACGGCTACCACCGGCTGTGCGCCGTGTACGGGTACGACGAAGACGCCGTGATTCCCTGCAAGATCGTGTGACGGACCCGCCGCGGGCAGCTGCGGCCGAGGGGGCGGTTCATCGGGCGCCGCCGTGGCGCGACGCGAGGCGAGCATGGACTTCGACACGCAGGTGAAGCTGGCGGTCTACGGTCATTTCGCCGAAACGGGTCGCAGGCCGGCGTTGGGAGCCGTGGCCGAGCGCGTCGGATCGGGCGCCGGACGCGTGCGAGACGCGTATGCTCGGCTGCGCGCGCAGCGACTGCTGGTGCTCGAGGCGGATGGCTCGTCGATCCGCATGGCGCCCCCGTTCTCGGGCGTTTCGACGCAGCACGTCGTGACCGTGGGCGGCACGGACTACTTCGCCAACTGCGCGTGGGATGCCCTGGGCGTGCCGGCGGCGCTCGGGCGGCCGGGCGTGGTGCACGCGCGCTGCGAGCAATCCCGTGTGCCCCTCGACCTGGAGGTCGGCCGCGAGGGGCCCGAGCCCTGCAGCTGGCTGTTCCACTGCTCCGTCCCGGCGGCCAAGTGGTGGGACGACATCGTCTTCACCTGAAGCACC encodes:
- the merB gene encoding organomercurial lyase, which encodes MARREASMDFDTQVKLAVYGHFAETGRRPALGAVAERVGSGAGRVRDAYARLRAQRLLVLEADGSSIRMAPPFSGVSTQHVVTVGGTDYFANCAWDALGVPAALGRPGVVHARCEQSRVPLDLEVGREGPEPCSWLFHCSVPAAKWWDDIVFT